Proteins encoded in a region of the Mercenaria mercenaria strain notata chromosome 1, MADL_Memer_1, whole genome shotgun sequence genome:
- the LOC123534807 gene encoding uncharacterized protein LOC123534807 — protein sequence MTSESELLVYCIVNVTSPPVSLNRRKETGAFYYHLAVPIQDQLVIFCEGNWNSSETEYTVTLTYKDDEIELGKITNSSRCLFWKRAGTEVPDSMTSEEEKGLAKLLVEATEVPIQVENMETTTDAKNKTDLRLVNENTPQLPGETENTPERPQKKRKTSLSKDEKTPTGQATKKQKTQKVPTRLRKPKEDSEPKSRDESPKTDKKLEKIDTKLTKNKQKLSVSEKEADSNEKSDKKDKKSKEKDSTPDTEQKSSSMKKVDQNTENVSSTKDSNTPKTGKNPKGSVSKQGKLTPRSNVEQNVNGDKNEENEVDKKQNEKVRRKSETKKKTDVSEDTEVKAKRTRKKKDNQNDSIVEDRENNGLDDSKLANMDKENVQVDSNIPANETDLKTDALQKLPGKESKSSLAISSTGKAATCKDLTLRALDRPSGRWGHSLCFISRNLSVLIGGQGEKQQISKDSVWTLDCETRRWKDPTTEAEGQKPEYRMGHTATYDPLVRCIYVYGGSKNTRWFHDVHILDIEEWKWQLVKVNGKAPTRAYHSATLYRHELWIFGGVYPRPDPQPDGCSNEVHIFSPVMESWYSPIVSGEKPIPRSGHSATLINDQLVVFGGWDAPISYNDLHVLDMSIVEWSQPKVTGSPPSPRSWHASCALSGNRLLIHGGYNGDFALEDTHIFKLDDLSWVRIHVENQPSARVGHKALCMPYRHDNEEEDEVIIFGGGDNDGAYFSDLYSIYVPFQPATVS from the exons GAGAAAGGAAACTGGAGCATTTTACTACCATTTAGCAGTGCCAATTCAAGACCAGTTAGTTATCTTCTGTGAGGGGAATTGGAACTCGTCTGAGACAGAATATACTgtcacactcacatacaaagatGATGAAATAGAACTTGGAAAAATTACAAACAGCAGCAG GTGTTTGTTTTGGAAGCGAGCTGGGACTGAAGTTCCTGATTCAATGACAAGTGAAGAGGAGAAAGGCCTGGCAAAATTGTTGGTAGAAGCGACAGAGGTGCCGATACAAGTGGAAAATATGGAGACAACAACAGatgctaaaaataaaacagacttGAGACTGGTTAATGAAAATACACCACAG TTACCGGGAGAAACTGAGAATACTCCAGAAAGACCTCAGAAGAAAAGGAAGACGAGTTTAAGTAAAGATGAGAAAACACCAACAGGGCAAGCAACAAAGAAACAAAAGACACAAAAAGTACCAACAAGATTAAGAAAACCAAAGGAGGACAGTGAACCGAAAAGCAGAGATGAATCTCCAAAGACGgataaaaagttggaaaaaatagACACAAAACtaactaaaaataaacaaaaattgtcAGTGTCTGAAAAGGAGGCCGACAGTAATGAAAAGTCAGACAAAaaagacaagaagtcaaaagaaAAGGATTCCACACCAGATACAGAACAAAAGTCAAGTAGTATGAAAAAGGTAGATCAGAATACAGAAAATGTTTCTAGTACTAAAGACTCTAATACTCCTAAAACTGGAAAAAATCCTAAAGGTAGTGTATCAAAACAAGGAAAGCTTACTCCTAGGTCAAATGTAGAACAAAATGTTAATGgtgataaaaatgaagaaaatgaggttgataagaaacaaaatgaaaaagtaagaaGGAAATctgaaacaaagaagaaaaccGATGTATCTGAGGACACTGAAGTAAAAGCGAAAAGaactagaaagaaaaaagacAATCAAAATGATAGCATTGTGGAAGATAGGGAAAATAATGGCTTAGATGATAGTAAACTTGCAAATATGGACAAGGAAAATGTGCAAGTTGATAGCAATATTCCAGCTAATGAAACTGATCTCAAAACAGATGCATTACAAAAATTACCAGGGAAAGAATCAAAAAGTTCACTTGCAATATCTTCAACAGGGAAGGCAGCAACATGCAAAGATCTCACACTTAGAG cCCTAGATCGCCCTTCTGGAAGATGGGGACACAGTTTGTGTTTTATCAGCCGGAATCTGTCAGTTCTGATTGGTGGACAGGGTGAGAAACAACAAATCAGCAAAGACTCAGTCTGGACCCTTGATTGTG AAACACGACGATGGAAGGATCCAACAACAGAAGCAGAGGGCCAGAAACCAGAGTATCGTATGGGTCACACTGCTACCTATGATCCCCTTGTTAGATGTATTTATGTGTACGGTGGATCAAAAAATACACGATGGTTTCATGATGTTCATATATTAGATATAGAGGAATGGAAATGGCAACTAGTTAAG GTAAATGGCAAAGCTCCTACCAGGGCATACCACAGTGCAACGTTATACAGACATGAGTTGTGGATCTTCGGTGGCGTTTACCCTCGACCCGACCCACAGCCAGATGGTTGCAGCAATGAGGTTCATATCTTTAGTCCGGTAATGGAGAGCTGGTACTCTCCTATAGTGTCTGGAGAAAAACCGATACCGAGATCAGG TCACTCAGCAACCCTCATCAATGATCAGTTGGTAGTGTTTGGAGGTTGGGATGCTCCAATCTCTTACAATGACCTTCATGTGCTAGATATGA GCATTGTAGAATGGTCTCAGCCAAAGGTAACAGGCTCACCACCAAGCCCTAGAAG CTGGCATGCCTCGTGTGCTCTCAGTGGGAACAGATTGCTCATTCATGGAGGATATAATGGGGACTTTGCTCTCGAGGATACACACATATTTAAACTAG ATGATTTAAGCTGGGTACGGATTCATGTTGAGAACCAGCCATCTGCGAGAGTTGGTCACAAGGCGTTGTGTATGCCATATCGTCATGACAACGAAGAAGAGGACGAGGTTATCATATTTGGCGGAGGTGATAATGATGGCGCCTATTTCAGTGACTTGTACAGTATCTATGTACCCTTTCAGCCTGCAACGGTTTCCTGA